The genomic segment ATATCGGGGCCGCCCTGCATTATCGGGCCTTGCATACGCATCCTTATTATCAGGAAAAGTATGGTTATCGCCCGGAGGAGTATCCTCATGCCTATCATATCGGCGAGAGTATTCTGTCACTGCCGCTTACGCCCGGCATGTCGCAGGCCGACCTTGAGGACGTGATCAGCGCCGTTGAAAAAGTGTTGAGCTACTACCATCGCGCTTAAAACGCGAATAGTTTGATTGAAAGCGTATCTATGAGAATCGGACGCCGACCGCCCAAAGTTTCGGTAATCATTCCAACCTATAACCTGGCAAGTTTGTTGCCTCTGACTATCAACAGTGTTTTGGAACAAACTTACCCCGACCTGGAAACCATTGTCGTGGACGACGGCTCAACCGACAACACGCCCGAGGTGATGGAGCGTTACTCCGGGCGAGTGATCTATATTCGGCAACCCAACCAGGGGGTGGCGGCGGCCCGCAACACCGGCATTCGCGCCGCCAGCGGAGATTGCCTGATGTTCATGGATCACGATGATTTGTTGTTGCCTCACAAAGTTCAACGCCAGGTGGACGTGATGCAGGCCCGGCCCGACATCAGCTTCGTCCATTGTCGCTACTATCACATAGATGAGAAAGGCGCGCCGTTTGAAAAAGTCGGCCTCCTGCCTGAGGGGGACGTTTTAGCCCAGTTGATCATCGGTGATTTTGTCTGGGTGGGCGGCCCTCTGATTCGCCGGGAGTGTCTTGAGCGCGTCGGGTTGTTTGATGAAGAGAATCCCTGGAGCGCTGACTGGGACATGTGGCTTCGGATTGCGCGAACCGGCTACGCCTTCGCCTGTGTACAGGAGCCGCTCGGGTCTTACCGGATCTTATCAAGCAGTATGACTGGCAACGTGCTCAAGCTGGAACAGGGGGCCATTCGAGTCCTGGACAAGGCCTTTGCCGACCCGGCGTTGCCCGCCGACATTGTGGCTCGGAAATCTCTTGCTTACGGGCACACCCGCTTCTGGCTGAGTTGCCGTTACTACGCGGCTGGCGCCTGGGAGGACGCCGGGCGGAACTTTAGCCAGGCGCTGGCGCTCCACCCCCAATTTTTGTCGCGCATGAATGAGATGGCGCAAATGCTGGCCGATGATGCTTTGAGCCTGCGGGTGACGGAGCCGCTCGGATTTTTAGAAGGCGTTTTTGCTCATCTACCGCCCGAACACGAGGCGTTCCGGCGGCGTCAATCAATGATCTTTGAGAAAACCTACTTAGGTCTCGCGCTTCGCAATTACGCCCTGGGCAACGTTGATGAGGGGAAACGCTTTCTAGCCGCCGCCCTAAAACAGAATCCGGCGCTGCGGGAAAACCCCGAGGACTTTGGCTCGTCGCTTTATTATCACGCCATGCGCCTGCCGTCCAACTCACCTCATCAATTCGTGGACAGAGTTCTCCAGAACTTGCCCGATGGCGCGCAACGGCTGGCGGCAGTTCGGCAACACGTGATCGGTGATGTGAGCATCGGGAACGCGTTTCAAGATTACTTTTCCGGGCTTCGTCTTTCCGTCGTGAGACAAGTTTTAACCGGGATCAGATGCCGACCGTCATGGCTAAAGAACCGGGGCGTCTGGTCAATCTTTTTGAAGTCGTTGACGGGGTGGCCGACAACAGGGCATGTTTCGCAGGCTCGTCCGTCAGCTTAACCCTGTTGCCTATAGTTCTATACCAATGACTCAGCCATGCGTTTCCATAGTCATCCCGACTTACAACCATGATCGCTTCGTATGTGATGCAATTGATAGCGCCCTGGCGCAAACCTACCCTGAGGTTGAAGTGGTCGTGGTTGATGACGGTTCTACCGACCACACACGAGATCGGGTAACTCAGTATGCAGGCCGGATTATTTACATCTATCAAGAAAATAAAGGCTTGTCGGAGGCGCGAAACGCGGGCGTCAGAGCCGCACACGGCGAACTCTTTCTTTTTTTGGACGCCGACGACCGAATCCCAGCTAGCAAGCTGGCGTTACAGGTGCCTCTTTTCGAGAATAGACCTGAGTTGGGCTTGGTCTATTCAGGCTTTCAGTATGTTGATGAATCCGGCATCCAGGTTTTAGGCGTCGTCAGGCCCAACAAACAAGGGCAAGTGCTTCGGGATTTGTTGCGCCGTACTTTCTTCTTTCCTCCGGGCGCGGCAGTTGTGCGTCGAGAGTGTCTGAACCAAGTGGGATTGTTTGATCCGGTATGTTCGTCGGCGGCGGACACAGACTTGTGGATACGGATTGCGAGAGCCGGATATGCTTTTGGGTATGTTGACGAGCCTTTGTTCCAATATCGCGTCGTTAAAGACAGCATGTCGCGCGATCATCGCAAACAGGCCCGGCATGAATTAATTCGACTCGAAAAGTTCTTCTCCGACACAGAGTTGCCTGATGATATCAAAAAACTTCAGCCGGAAGCCTATAGCGTTTTGCATTACGAGTTTGCCGCCAAGCATTTCTCTGCCGGTCAAATTGAACTCGCCCAGGGACACCTTCAACAAGCGATCGCCCTCTGCCCGGCCCTGGCTTCAGATAAGGAATGGTTGCTGGAGTGGATAGCGGGCTTTGCTCTGGAACGTTACCCTGATACTGCTCACCAGATAATTGATTCGATCTTTGATAACCTGCCGCCCGAAGCAAACACCTTGCGAACTTTGCGCCGCCGGGCGTTTGGCCGCTACCACGTGGCCGCCGCCTTTTCTGAGCACCAAAACCGTCATCTGAAAAACGTCCGCAGGCATATCCTCCCGGCCCTGTTGGGCGACCCTGGAATCATTCAGAATCGTGGTTTCATCAGCATCGCCATTAAGTCGCTACTCGCCTGATTCGTATGACGCGCAACCTTCCAGAACAGCGCCCCGCGTTTTGCCCTTCGGTTAGCGTCATCATCCCGGTTTATAACGGAGCAGAGACGATAGCCGCTTGCCTGGAAAGCCTGCTTCAGCAGGAATATCCTGCCGGTGCTTACGACGTCATCGTCGTTGAGAACGGCTCAACCGATAATACCAGCCGGATCGTAGAAAAGTATCCGGTTCGCCTCTTTCATAGCGAGAAGCGCGGCCCGGCCTCGGCCCGAAACTTTGGCCTGGCCCAAAGCCAGGCCGACATCATCGCCTTCACCGACGCCGACTGTATTGCCGATCCGAACTGGCTTGCAGAGCTGGTTAAACCTTACGCCGAGGCCGAAATTGGCGGCGTGGGCGGATCAATCCTGGCTCACGTCCACCCGGCTCAGACATTAGTAGAAAAATTCTCCGAAGAACACTCGCCGCTCGTAAACTTTATCAGCGGCGCAGGCGAGTTCCTGCCCCATCTTTACACAGCCAACG from the Chloroflexota bacterium genome contains:
- a CDS encoding glycosyltransferase; the encoded protein is MRIGRRPPKVSVIIPTYNLASLLPLTINSVLEQTYPDLETIVVDDGSTDNTPEVMERYSGRVIYIRQPNQGVAAARNTGIRAASGDCLMFMDHDDLLLPHKVQRQVDVMQARPDISFVHCRYYHIDEKGAPFEKVGLLPEGDVLAQLIIGDFVWVGGPLIRRECLERVGLFDEENPWSADWDMWLRIARTGYAFACVQEPLGSYRILSSSMTGNVLKLEQGAIRVLDKAFADPALPADIVARKSLAYGHTRFWLSCRYYAAGAWEDAGRNFSQALALHPQFLSRMNEMAQMLADDALSLRVTEPLGFLEGVFAHLPPEHEAFRRRQSMIFEKTYLGLALRNYALGNVDEGKRFLAAALKQNPALRENPEDFGSSLYYHAMRLPSNSPHQFVDRVLQNLPDGAQRLAAVRQHVIGDVSIGNAFQDYFSGLRLSVVRQVLTGIRCRPSWLKNRGVWSIFLKSLTGWPTTGHVSQARPSA
- a CDS encoding glycosyltransferase; translated protein: MFRRLVRQLNPVAYSSIPMTQPCVSIVIPTYNHDRFVCDAIDSALAQTYPEVEVVVVDDGSTDHTRDRVTQYAGRIIYIYQENKGLSEARNAGVRAAHGELFLFLDADDRIPASKLALQVPLFENRPELGLVYSGFQYVDESGIQVLGVVRPNKQGQVLRDLLRRTFFFPPGAAVVRRECLNQVGLFDPVCSSAADTDLWIRIARAGYAFGYVDEPLFQYRVVKDSMSRDHRKQARHELIRLEKFFSDTELPDDIKKLQPEAYSVLHYEFAAKHFSAGQIELAQGHLQQAIALCPALASDKEWLLEWIAGFALERYPDTAHQIIDSIFDNLPPEANTLRTLRRRAFGRYHVAAAFSEHQNRHLKNVRRHILPALLGDPGIIQNRGFISIAIKSLLA